A single genomic interval of Chloroflexota bacterium harbors:
- a CDS encoding DUF1641 domain-containing protein translates to MDPTMAELKQSIDALTAQVQYLTEQAQAAQRARQDRVELMRDMMPMVNDGFRLATEQLEEVQEYVDLGDLLRLAKRLLRNGRNLEAMLDQLESAMDLLQTVGPLTDDIFARSVDLLSEAERKGYFAFARGGLRIADNVVTSFSEDDVHKLGDNVVLILNVVKDMTKPEIMNFVRSTLLVAEKEVDKPVDMSLFGLLGQMRDPAVRRGLALTMRVLHVVGMQAESKAA, encoded by the coding sequence ATGGACCCGACCATGGCGGAGTTGAAACAATCGATTGATGCGCTGACGGCGCAGGTGCAATACCTGACCGAGCAGGCGCAGGCCGCGCAGCGCGCGCGGCAGGACCGCGTCGAATTGATGCGCGACATGATGCCGATGGTCAATGACGGTTTCCGTCTGGCCACGGAGCAACTGGAGGAGGTGCAGGAGTACGTCGACCTGGGCGACCTGTTGCGGCTGGCCAAGCGCCTGCTGCGCAACGGTCGCAACCTGGAGGCGATGCTCGACCAGTTGGAAAGCGCGATGGATCTGCTCCAGACGGTTGGCCCGCTGACTGACGACATCTTCGCCCGCTCGGTCGACCTGCTCTCGGAGGCGGAGCGCAAAGGCTACTTTGCCTTCGCGCGTGGCGGGCTGCGCATCGCGGACAACGTCGTGACCTCGTTCAGCGAGGACGATGTGCACAAACTGGGCGACAATGTCGTGCTGATTCTGAATGTCGTCAAAGACATGACCAAACCTGAGATCATGAACTTCGTGCGCAGCACGCTGCTGGTGGCCGAAAAGGAAGTGGACAAGCCGGTCGACATGTCGCTGTTCGGCCTGCTCGGCCAGATGCGCGACCCGGCGGTGCGCCGCGGGCTGGCGCTGACCATGCGTGTGCTGCACGTCGTCGGGATGCAGGCAGAAAGCAAAGCCGCCTGA